From the Bacillus tuaregi genome, one window contains:
- a CDS encoding MetQ/NlpA family ABC transporter substrate-binding protein: MKKWLTALFSLVFVLVLAACGGAADESKDDSSADSKEETKKLVIGASNVPHAEILEEAKPILEEKGIELQIETFQDYVLPNQALDSKDLDANFFQHIPYFENQMKENNYDFANAGGIHIEPIGIYSKKYKSLSDLPEKAQVIISNSVADHGRVLSLLEQEGLITLKDGIDKTAATLEDIVENPRNLEFDTEYAAELLPQIYNNDEGDIVLINSNFAIDAGLNPLEDSIAIEDSESPYVNIIAVRSGDENKEEIKTLVEVLRSKEIQDFILEQYEGAVVPVSE, from the coding sequence ATGAAAAAGTGGTTAACTGCATTATTCTCATTAGTGTTTGTACTTGTGCTGGCAGCTTGCGGCGGTGCGGCAGATGAAAGTAAGGACGATTCTTCAGCAGATTCAAAAGAAGAAACGAAAAAGCTTGTAATCGGTGCATCTAATGTACCACATGCTGAAATTCTGGAAGAGGCTAAGCCTATTTTAGAGGAAAAGGGAATTGAGCTTCAAATTGAAACATTCCAGGATTATGTGCTTCCAAATCAGGCCCTAGATTCAAAGGATCTTGATGCAAACTTTTTTCAGCATATCCCATATTTTGAAAATCAAATGAAGGAAAATAATTATGATTTTGCCAATGCGGGTGGGATCCACATCGAGCCAATTGGTATTTATTCCAAGAAGTATAAATCTTTAAGTGATCTACCAGAGAAAGCACAGGTGATTATCAGTAACTCTGTGGCAGACCATGGACGTGTACTTTCCTTGTTAGAACAAGAAGGCTTAATTACCTTAAAAGACGGCATTGATAAAACAGCAGCTACATTAGAGGATATTGTGGAAAATCCTCGAAACCTAGAATTTGACACAGAGTATGCAGCAGAGCTACTGCCACAAATTTATAATAACGACGAGGGTGACATTGTACTAATCAATTCCAACTTTGCCATTGATGCTGGCTTAAATCCACTTGAGGATTCCATTGCCATCGAAGACAGTGAATCACCATATGTCAACATTATTGCTGTTCGCAGCGGAGACGAAAATAAAGAAGAAATCAAAACGTTAGTTGAAGTGTTACGCTCAAAGGAAATTCAAGATTTTATTTTAGAACAATATGAAGGTGCAGTTGTACCTGTATCTGAGTAA